From the genome of Streptomyces sp. NBC_01317, one region includes:
- a CDS encoding ABC transporter ATP-binding protein: MTGPAHPVVHLSGVTKAYGEVHALQGADLVIRRGELLAIVGPSGSGKSTMLNIMGTLDRPTAGTVRIDGHLTDDLTDRELSALRARTIGFVFQQFHLAQGVPAVDSVADGLLYGGRPRAWRRRKAEAALRRVGLGHRLDHQPHQLSGGEKQRVAIARAVLGDPPLLLADEPTGALDSRSGAVVMELLHELHEAGTTVVVITHDHDIAASLPREVRVRDGLIEYDSGRPAALAGRAPQEITS; this comes from the coding sequence GTGACCGGTCCGGCCCACCCCGTCGTACACCTGAGCGGGGTCACCAAGGCATACGGCGAGGTCCACGCCCTCCAGGGCGCCGACCTGGTCATCCGGCGCGGCGAACTGCTCGCCATCGTCGGCCCCTCCGGCTCGGGCAAGTCCACGATGCTGAACATCATGGGCACCCTCGACCGGCCCACCGCGGGCACGGTCCGCATCGACGGACATCTCACGGACGACCTCACCGACCGTGAACTGTCCGCGCTGCGGGCCCGCACCATCGGTTTTGTCTTCCAGCAGTTCCACCTGGCCCAGGGCGTACCGGCGGTGGACAGTGTCGCGGACGGGCTGCTCTACGGCGGCCGGCCGCGCGCCTGGCGCCGCCGGAAGGCGGAGGCCGCGCTGCGCCGGGTCGGCCTCGGCCACCGGCTCGACCACCAGCCGCACCAGCTGTCCGGCGGTGAGAAACAGCGGGTGGCCATCGCCCGCGCCGTACTCGGCGATCCGCCGCTGCTGCTGGCCGACGAGCCGACAGGAGCGCTCGACTCCCGCTCGGGCGCCGTGGTGATGGAACTGCTGCACGAACTGCACGAGGCGGGTACGACAGTGGTGGTCATCACGCACGACCACGACATCGCCGCGTCCCTGCCCCGCGAGGTCCGGGTCAGGGACGGCCTGATCGAGTACGACTCCGGCCGCCCGGCGGCGCTCGCCGGCAGAGCCCCCCAGGAGATCACGTCATGA
- a CDS encoding ABC transporter permease, translating into MGPADVVRVGGSGLRSRPMRVFLSALGIAIGIAAMVSVVGISSSSTEGLNRRLAALGTNLLTVTPGQSISGDTAHLPDESIGMIGEIGAVESVSAIGKTSAKVYRNDHIPKEETGGLTVNAARTDLPKSTGAEIVDGRWLNAANSRYPAAVLGAKAAQQLGVHEAGEDVQVWIGGRWFTVVGLLAANELLPELDSAALVGWPVAEELLNFDGYPTAVYTRTDESAVADVQAVLGATANPQNPSGVNVSRPSDALAAKEATDDALSGLLLGLGGVALLVGGVGVANTMVISVLERRSEIGLRRSLGATRGQIRTQFLSEALLLSALGGLGGVLLGIGVTAGYAGYQGLPSVVPVWAMVGGVGATLVIGGLAGFYPAVRAARLPPTEALATT; encoded by the coding sequence ATGGGCCCGGCGGACGTGGTGCGCGTGGGCGGTTCCGGCCTGCGGTCCCGGCCGATGCGGGTCTTCCTGTCCGCGCTCGGCATCGCCATCGGCATCGCCGCCATGGTCTCGGTGGTGGGCATCTCCAGCTCGTCCACCGAGGGGCTCAACCGCAGGCTCGCCGCCCTCGGGACCAACCTGCTCACCGTCACCCCCGGGCAGTCGATCAGCGGCGACACCGCGCACCTGCCCGACGAGTCGATCGGCATGATCGGCGAGATCGGTGCCGTCGAGTCGGTGTCCGCCATCGGCAAGACGAGCGCGAAGGTCTATCGCAACGACCACATCCCCAAGGAGGAGACCGGCGGTCTCACCGTCAACGCGGCCCGTACGGACCTGCCGAAGAGCACCGGGGCGGAGATTGTGGACGGTCGGTGGCTGAACGCTGCCAACAGCCGCTATCCGGCGGCCGTCCTCGGTGCCAAGGCGGCCCAGCAGCTCGGCGTGCACGAGGCCGGCGAGGACGTCCAGGTGTGGATCGGCGGACGCTGGTTCACGGTGGTCGGCCTGCTCGCCGCCAACGAACTTCTGCCGGAGCTGGACTCCGCGGCCCTCGTGGGATGGCCGGTCGCCGAGGAACTCCTGAACTTCGACGGGTATCCGACGGCCGTCTACACCCGTACCGACGAATCCGCGGTCGCCGACGTGCAGGCCGTCCTCGGTGCCACCGCCAACCCCCAGAACCCCAGCGGCGTCAACGTCTCACGCCCCTCCGACGCCCTGGCCGCCAAGGAGGCCACCGACGACGCGCTCAGCGGACTGCTGCTGGGACTCGGCGGGGTGGCCCTGCTGGTGGGCGGTGTCGGTGTGGCCAACACGATGGTGATCTCCGTGCTGGAGCGCCGCTCCGAGATCGGCCTGCGCCGTTCCCTGGGTGCCACCCGGGGCCAGATCCGTACCCAGTTCCTGTCCGAGGCACTGCTCCTGTCCGCGCTCGGCGGACTCGGCGGCGTGCTGCTCGGCATCGGTGTCACGGCGGGCTACGCCGGTTACCAGGGCCTGCCGTCCGTCGTGCCGGTCTGGGCGATGGTCGGCGGCGTCGGCGCCACCCTTGTCATCGGCGGTCTCGCCGGCTTCTACCCGGCCGTACGCGCCGCCCGGCTGCCCCCTACGGAGGCCCTGGCCACCACCTGA
- a CDS encoding ParB/RepB/Spo0J family partition protein, translated as MEPEEEELNQQPVVDIDIDTLDLSGSPRLAGERPEHIQILAAVQDPLPPITVHRSTMRVIDGFHRLKATRLRGEHTIAARFFDGDEAAAFVLAVKLNVAHGLPLTLSDRKRAADRIIVTHPQWSDRRVATVTGISPGTVGDLRRRMSPDIGPSGRRLGQDGRLRPVDGSVGRLQAQELLAANPGLSLRQVAHAAGISPETARDVRNRLRNGEDPLPRRRRGAADTLADRPRAAPLGLARTGRRPHGGPVLDRAALVRRLTADPALRFTDTGRNLLRLLALHTVREEEWDAIVNNVPPHCTDIVADLARQFADLWSEFAVRVRDEVPQTG; from the coding sequence ATGGAACCCGAAGAGGAGGAACTCAATCAGCAGCCCGTCGTGGACATCGACATCGACACGCTCGACCTGTCGGGTTCGCCACGACTGGCCGGAGAGAGGCCGGAACACATTCAGATCCTGGCCGCGGTCCAGGATCCGCTGCCGCCCATCACGGTGCACCGGTCGACGATGCGTGTCATCGACGGCTTCCACCGGCTGAAGGCGACCCGCCTTCGGGGCGAACACACCATCGCCGCCAGGTTCTTCGACGGGGACGAGGCGGCGGCCTTCGTCCTGGCGGTGAAGCTGAACGTCGCCCACGGTCTGCCACTGACCCTGTCGGACCGCAAACGCGCCGCCGACCGCATCATCGTGACGCATCCCCAGTGGTCGGACCGACGGGTCGCCACCGTCACCGGGATCTCCCCGGGGACCGTCGGCGACCTCCGGCGCAGGATGAGCCCCGACATCGGGCCGAGCGGGCGCCGACTGGGCCAGGACGGCCGGCTGCGACCGGTCGACGGCAGTGTGGGGCGCCTCCAGGCACAGGAGCTGCTCGCCGCGAATCCGGGCCTGTCGTTGCGTCAGGTGGCCCATGCGGCGGGTATCTCCCCGGAGACGGCGCGCGACGTCCGCAACCGGCTGCGCAACGGCGAGGACCCGCTGCCGCGCAGACGCCGGGGAGCGGCGGACACCCTGGCCGACCGGCCCAGGGCCGCGCCGCTGGGGCTCGCCCGCACGGGCCGGCGTCCCCACGGGGGGCCGGTCCTGGACCGGGCCGCGCTCGTGAGGCGCCTGACGGCCGACCCGGCCCTGCGGTTCACGGACACGGGGCGCAACCTGCTGCGCCTCCTCGCGCTGCACACGGTGCGTGAGGAGGAATGGGATGCCATAGTCAACAACGTCCCTCCGCACTGCACGGACATCGTGGCCGACCTGGCCCGTCAGTTCGCCGACCTATGGTCGGAGTTCGCGGTCCGGGTCAGGGACGAGGTGCCGCAGACCGGCTGA
- the hppD gene encoding 4-hydroxyphenylpyruvate dioxygenase: MRDISSTGAADPLGDLSVDHVELYVGHLEEAVFDWVDRYAFTVAGTGGSADHRSVALRHGQITLVLTQATSDHHPASAYVAEHGDGVADIALRTADVGAAFAAAVANGARGHRGPTRHADGGAGTAGGPRASAVIKGFGDVVHTLVQRAPGEGPGLPSGFVPALRAPDEGAADVGLLDIDHFAVCLNTGDLGPTVDYYMRVLGFLDVFEEHIVVGAQAMDSKVVQSPSGSVTLTLIQPDASAQPGQIDEFLKGHQGAGVQHVAFSSEDAVRSVRALGRRGVSFLNTPSTYYDLLGERIPLAPGRLADLRATHVLADADHGGQLFQIFTASTHPRHTLFFEVIERQGAETFGSSNIKALYEAVEMERTGQRGFQP; this comes from the coding sequence ATGCGGGACATATCCAGCACCGGGGCCGCCGATCCGCTCGGCGACCTCTCCGTCGACCATGTCGAGCTGTACGTCGGGCATCTGGAGGAGGCGGTGTTCGACTGGGTCGACCGGTACGCCTTCACCGTCGCCGGCACCGGCGGCTCGGCCGACCACCGCAGCGTCGCCCTGCGCCATGGCCAGATCACACTCGTCCTGACCCAGGCGACCTCGGACCACCACCCCGCCTCCGCCTACGTCGCCGAGCACGGCGACGGCGTCGCGGACATCGCGCTGCGTACGGCGGACGTGGGAGCCGCGTTCGCCGCCGCCGTCGCCAACGGCGCCCGGGGCCACCGCGGTCCGACCCGGCACGCGGACGGTGGCGCGGGCACGGCGGGGGGTCCCCGGGCCAGCGCCGTGATCAAGGGCTTCGGCGATGTCGTACACACGCTGGTACAGCGCGCTCCGGGGGAGGGCCCGGGGCTACCGTCGGGGTTCGTACCGGCGCTGCGCGCCCCCGACGAGGGCGCCGCCGACGTGGGCCTGCTGGACATCGATCATTTCGCGGTCTGCCTGAACACCGGCGACCTGGGGCCCACCGTCGACTACTACATGCGCGTGCTGGGGTTCCTCGACGTTTTCGAGGAGCACATCGTAGTGGGCGCCCAGGCCATGGATTCGAAGGTCGTACAGAGTCCGTCCGGCTCGGTCACCCTGACGCTGATCCAGCCCGACGCGTCCGCGCAGCCCGGACAGATCGACGAGTTCCTCAAGGGACATCAGGGGGCCGGCGTCCAGCACGTGGCGTTCTCGTCCGAGGACGCGGTCCGCTCCGTACGGGCGCTGGGACGGCGCGGGGTCAGCTTCCTGAACACGCCGTCCACCTACTACGACCTGCTCGGCGAGCGCATCCCCCTGGCCCCGGGCCGACTGGCGGACCTGCGGGCCACCCACGTGCTGGCGGACGCCGACCACGGGGGGCAGCTGTTCCAGATCTTCACCGCCTCCACCCACCCGCGGCACACCCTGTTCTTCGAGGTCATCGAGCGGCAGGGCGCCGAGACCTTCGGCAGCTCCAACATCAAGGCGTTGTACGAGGCCGTGGAGATGGAGCGAACGGGCCAGCGCGGCTTCCAGCCCTGA